The following are encoded in a window of Ruminiclostridium herbifermentans genomic DNA:
- a CDS encoding glycosyl hydrolase has protein sequence MALVTLLPLMSSINASASTASEGVKYEFESGIQDGAKIYTDYLGETDDGKIIDLTGASCSFIGQKGTSTSVNVQVEKAGLYELIVRYAQPFDPVKKVQYLNVNSVNQGEVSFAYSLGWREFSAGIIKLSEGVNNIEFDAYWGYTFFDYLIVKPADESIANLKVDKTLVNPNATKEAKSLMSYLVDVYGKHIISGQQELCGSHNYEGSEAEFTYIKEKTGKMPALRGFDFMNYRGSVESWNDYCAERVIEWYNEKNGIPTVCWHWFSPGDIGKSADNSFYTASTTFSISKALTPGTAENTALLKDIEFMAGKFKQLQDAGVPVLFRPLHEAEGGWFWWGAEGPEPCVKLYRLLYEKFTNEYKLNNIIWVWTSYTYDTSSKWYPGNDVVDIVGYDKYNAMDGKPNGSAIASTFYSLVKLTDGKKLVAMSENDTIPQVSNLENELARWLYFCPWYGWHLTGEQNNPVEWLREMYNSDYCITLDELPNLKTYPYTDSTILYGDLNGDKSIDSIDFALMKSYLLGSIKEFSVSSKAADLNADDSIDALDFSYLKRYLLGDITAFPASIK, from the coding sequence ATGGCATTAGTAACATTACTTCCACTAATGTCATCCATTAATGCATCAGCGAGCACCGCATCGGAAGGAGTTAAGTATGAATTTGAGTCTGGTATTCAAGATGGCGCTAAAATTTATACTGACTACCTCGGGGAAACCGATGATGGAAAGATAATCGACCTTACAGGTGCTTCCTGCAGCTTTATTGGGCAAAAAGGAACAAGCACTTCTGTTAATGTTCAGGTTGAGAAAGCAGGTCTTTATGAATTAATTGTCCGTTATGCTCAGCCATTTGATCCGGTTAAAAAAGTTCAGTATCTCAATGTAAACTCTGTAAATCAAGGTGAGGTAAGCTTTGCATACTCTCTGGGTTGGAGAGAATTCTCTGCTGGCATTATAAAACTTAGCGAAGGTGTAAATAATATTGAATTTGATGCCTATTGGGGATATACCTTCTTTGATTATTTGATTGTAAAGCCAGCCGATGAAAGTATTGCAAATCTTAAGGTTGATAAAACCTTAGTAAATCCAAATGCAACAAAAGAAGCAAAATCATTAATGAGTTATCTGGTAGATGTTTACGGAAAGCACATAATATCAGGTCAGCAAGAGCTTTGTGGTTCCCATAACTATGAAGGTTCTGAAGCTGAGTTTACTTACATAAAAGAGAAAACCGGTAAAATGCCAGCATTAAGAGGTTTTGACTTTATGAATTACAGAGGAAGCGTTGAAAGTTGGAATGATTACTGTGCTGAACGTGTTATTGAATGGTACAACGAGAAAAACGGCATACCAACTGTTTGCTGGCATTGGTTCTCACCTGGAGACATAGGTAAAAGTGCCGATAACAGTTTTTATACAGCAAGTACAACCTTTAGTATATCAAAAGCATTGACTCCTGGTACTGCAGAAAACACTGCACTTCTCAAAGATATTGAATTTATGGCAGGAAAATTCAAGCAGCTTCAAGATGCTGGAGTTCCTGTTCTATTCAGACCTCTACACGAAGCAGAAGGCGGTTGGTTCTGGTGGGGTGCTGAAGGCCCTGAGCCTTGCGTAAAACTTTACAGACTTCTCTATGAAAAGTTCACAAATGAATACAAGCTTAATAATATTATTTGGGTATGGACTTCCTATACTTACGATACATCATCAAAATGGTATCCTGGTAATGATGTTGTTGATATCGTTGGATATGATAAGTATAATGCTATGGATGGTAAGCCAAACGGAAGTGCAATTGCTTCTACCTTCTATAGTCTAGTGAAGCTTACAGATGGTAAAAAACTTGTTGCAATGAGTGAAAACGATACTATTCCCCAAGTATCAAACCTAGAAAATGAATTAGCAAGATGGTTATATTTCTGTCCATGGTACGGCTGGCATTTAACAGGTGAGCAAAATAATCCTGTTGAATGGCTTAGAGAAATGTACAATAGTGACTATTGTATAACCTTAGATGAACTTCCAAATCTTAAAACCTATCCGTACACTGATTCAACAATATTATATGGCGACTTAAATGGAGATAAAAGTATTGATTCTATTGATTTTGCATTAATGAAAAGCTATCTGCTTGGAAGTATAAAAGAATTTTCTGTTTCAAGCAAGGCTGCAGACTTAAATGCTGATGATTCAATAGATGCACTGGATTTCTCTTATCTTAAGCGATATTTACTTGGTGATATAACTGCATTCCCTGCAAGTATAAAATAA